One genomic window of Oncorhynchus kisutch isolate 150728-3 linkage group LG26, Okis_V2, whole genome shotgun sequence includes the following:
- the LOC109871348 gene encoding gap junction alpha-3 protein-like codes for MGDWSFLGRLLENAQEHSTVIGKVWLTVLFIFRILVLGAAAEDVWGDEQSDFTCNTQQPGCENVCYDEAFPISHIRFWVLQIIFVSTPTLIYLGHVLHIVRMEEKRKEKEEELRKANRLQEENELLYNGKGDAGGGRGRGGGKKEKPPIRDEHGKIRIRGALLRTYVFNIIFKTLFEVGFLLGQYFLYGFQLRPLYKCARWPCPNTVDCFISRPTEKTIFIIFMLVVACLSLLLNLLEIYHLGWKKVKQGMVTPDHALLPCSDGVGPESMTSASRTALPNLSYPPMYTDVTAGSGAFLPPMAEASTAEFKMDPLQEEPSSSYYMSSNNNHRLTTQQNWANLATEQQTREMKATSSSSPSDSEQQPREAAPPTTTTNPSSSGGSLSGGNGDQEGGHVTTTVEMHEPPVMITDPRRLSRASKSSSIRSRPKDLAV; via the coding sequence ATGGGTGACTGGAGCTTTCTGGGGCGTCTGTTGGAGAATGCACAGGAACACTCAACAGTAATCGGCAAGGTCTGGCTGACTGTCCTCTTCATCTTCAGGATCCTGGTGCTGGGAGCGGCAGCCGAGGATGTGTGGGGCGACGAGCAGTCTGACTTCACCTGCAACACACAGCAGCCTGGGTGTGAGAACGTCTGCTATGATGAGGCTTTCCCCATCTCGCACATTCGCTTCTGGGTGCTGCAGATCATCTTTGTGTCCACGCCCACCCTCATCTACCTGGGTCACGTACTGCACATCGTCCGCATGGAGGAGAAGcggaaagagaaggaggaggagctgCGAAAGGCCAACAGACTCCAGGAGGAGAATGAACTCCTTTACAACGGCAAAGGGGATgcaggtggaggaagaggaagaggaggaggtaaaaAGGAGAAGCCACCTATCAGGGATGAGCATGGCAAGATCCGCATTAGGGGTGCCCTGCTGCGCACCTATGTGTTCAACATCATATTCAAAACCCTTTTTGAAGTGGGGTTCCTTTTAGGTCAGTATTTTCTCTATGGCTTCCAGCTGAGGCCGCTATACAAGTGTGCTCGGTGGCCCTGCCCCAACACTGTGGACTGCTTCATATCTAGGCCCACTGAAAAGACGATTTTCATCATATTTATGCTTGTGGTGGCTTGCTTGTCTCTTTTGCTGAATTTGTTAGAGATCTATCACCTTGGGTGGAAGAAAGTTAAACAGGGAATGGTCACCCCTGATCATGCATTGCTGCCCTGCTCTGATGGTGTGGGGCCTGAGTCCATGACTTCAGCCTCCAGAACTGCCCTTCCCAACCTCAGCTACCCACCGATGTACACGGACGTGACTGCTGGGAGCGGTGCCTTCCTGCCGCCCATGGCAGAAGCCTCCACAGCAGAGTTCAAAATGGACCCCCTGCAGGAGGAGCCCTCATCCTCCTACTACATGAGCAGCAACAACAACCACAGGCTGACCACGCAGCAGAACTGGGCCAACCTGGCCACCGAGCAGCAGACTCGGGAGATGAaggccacctcctcctcctctccatctgatAGTGAGCAGCAGCCTCGTGAAGCtgctccccccaccaccaccaccaaccctAGCTCCAGTGGGGGCAGTTTGAGTGGGGGGAATGGCGATCAGGAGGGAGGCCACGTCACCACCACAGTGGAAATGCACGAGCCCCCCGTTATGATCACAGACCCTCGACGGCTCAGCAGGGCCAGCAAGAGCAGCAGCATCAGATCCAGGCCCAAAGACCTGGCAGTATAG